A part of Melittangium boletus DSM 14713 genomic DNA contains:
- a CDS encoding SPFH domain-containing protein, with translation MEILRELGLDVLGLGTGVVVGAMGWFVVRCVLTGFFTVDQSERAVKVRLGRAVRLAGEPSTRVGPVSEGLARADEDRYVYPQLEVIPPGGPYFKWPWERVVKVSVATQTLSMAYDPESPHANQDGTVLDAVTKDQLNTGLTGQLRYRVSEQNLYAYLFGVKNPIAHVMGYFISILRERIASFEAPPPPVAEGTLEAVEVSAVSGVSINDLRKNLRDLNEHMDRECRGSLSRYGIVLDASLITGIDPPQEVESALAAINTAHNHVSSDISLAQAAADQKIVQSRRAVEIETLKAEAEVEPLTALSAQLTLLKGSGPGALQAYLRNIRLGLFSKASQVVLGVKP, from the coding sequence ATGGAGATTCTTCGAGAACTGGGGCTGGATGTCCTGGGTCTGGGAACCGGTGTGGTTGTAGGGGCGATGGGGTGGTTCGTGGTGCGCTGTGTCCTCACCGGCTTCTTCACGGTGGACCAGAGTGAGCGGGCGGTGAAGGTCCGCCTGGGCCGCGCCGTGCGCCTGGCGGGAGAGCCCTCCACCCGGGTGGGCCCCGTGAGCGAGGGACTGGCCCGCGCGGACGAGGATCGCTACGTCTACCCCCAACTGGAGGTCATCCCCCCGGGCGGTCCGTACTTCAAATGGCCCTGGGAGCGGGTGGTCAAGGTGTCGGTGGCCACCCAGACGCTCAGCATGGCCTACGATCCCGAGTCCCCCCACGCGAACCAGGACGGCACGGTGCTGGACGCGGTGACGAAGGATCAGCTCAACACCGGGCTCACGGGGCAGCTCCGCTACCGGGTGTCGGAGCAGAACCTCTATGCGTACCTGTTCGGGGTGAAGAACCCCATCGCGCACGTGATGGGCTACTTCATCTCCATCCTGCGTGAGCGCATCGCCAGCTTCGAGGCGCCGCCTCCGCCCGTGGCGGAGGGCACCCTGGAGGCCGTCGAGGTGTCGGCCGTCTCGGGCGTCTCCATCAATGACCTTCGCAAGAACCTGCGCGATCTCAACGAGCACATGGACCGGGAGTGCCGGGGAAGCCTGTCTCGCTACGGCATCGTCCTGGATGCCTCGCTCATCACCGGGATCGACCCGCCCCAGGAGGTGGAGTCGGCGCTCGCGGCCATCAACACCGCGCACAACCATGTCTCCTCGGACATCAGCCTCGCGCAGGCGGCGGCGGACCAGAAGATCGTCCAGTCGCGCCGGGCCGTGGAGATCGAAACCCTCAAGGCCGAGGCGGAGGTGGAGCCGCTGACCGCCTTGTCCGCCCAGCTCACCCTGCTCAAGGGGAGCGGACCCGGAGCGCTCCAGGCCTACCTGCGCAACATCCGCCTGGGCCTCTTCTCCAAGGCGAGCCAGGTGGTGTTGGGGGTGAAGCCATGA